GCTGAATATAAATCTTTCATAGATCAGGAAATGCTGACTATACTTGGACAAATGGATGCccccactgaaatatttgaCCACGTTTACTTGGGATCCGAATGGAATGCCAGCAATCTGGAGGAGTTGCAGAGGAATGGGTaagatttattgtaaatagattcaaaatttagtttttcgtCTGTAGGATTTAAGGGTAAACCTCTGTGTCTTCTATGTAagtgttaattttttgttgttatttttctaGGTCTAGTACCCTAGTAGACCTAGGTCCTTAGGTAAACtctttcataaaaatacaacctatataagacataataaaaaaaaagatattttaaaaataaagcttaGTACAACAGTGtggtaaaatgtgtttttttgttttctttcagggttcgacatattttaaatgtaacaagagaaatagacaattttttcCCTGGCATGTTTGATTACCTAAATGTAAGAGTATATGACGATGATAAGACTGACCTTTTAAAACATTGggataatacttataaatatattaataaagccaGAAATGAGGGATCAAAAGTTCTCGTTCATTGCAAAATGGGGATCAGCAGATCTGCCTCTGTCGTGATCGCTTATGCCATGAAGGCCTTCAACTGGCATTTCGATAAAGCTCTCAAATATGTCAAAGCGAAAAGAAACTGCATTAAACCGAATACTAATTTCTTGAACCAATTAGAGACATACCAAGGTATTCTCGATGccatgaaaaataaagaaaagttaCAAAGGTCTAAGTCAGAAACAAATCTTAAGTCTCCAAAGAATGCATCGAAAATGGATAACAAAATAACAGATCCCACGCCTTTAGCTTTGGCTATGACGGGTTCCTATACGGGACGGCCGCGATCCTGGTCTCCAGACACTAAACTAGCGTCAGAATTACTTCCTCCGACTTCGGTGTCCCTTGAACACCTCGCTTTGTCAGAGACCCGGCATATGTTGATGCCTTGCGCTAGTGGCAGCTACAGTGTCTCTCCTAATCAAATTATTAGACTAAAGGAAGAAGGAGTTCTTTCAGTTAAGCATATCGTTAATGAAATCGAAAATGCCGCATCCGGGGATAAAAAGGATGCTCCCCGAAGAAATCAgagattaaattttaataacgtcCTCGATAACATTTCAGGCAGTAATATCGGGGATCAGACAAGTAAATTCCAATCGTCTCCGTTACGTAACGTAGGACAAAAGTATTTGCAGTTAGATGACAGAATACACACGTGGGATCCGGGGGAAGCGCAGTGGGTGAACAGTGAAGAATTAGGGAACCCTAACGACAGTGACAATATAGTGAAGAGTGATAGTGGTATTGTggacattaaattaaaaccgaACGACGTCATATACGGTTCGGTCGAACGAACTTTAGACTGTGACGAGAGGAGAGCCGTCGATGAGGACGCGCCGCCACCTAGTCGACAGAGCTCTTGGAGCTCCTTCGACAGTGCGGCGCACGACCTCTCGCGGCACTCCTCGTGGAGCTCCTACGACACGCGCTCCGCGCGCCCCCAGGTGGTCGCAAGAGACGACAAACGGCCCAAGGAGCCGCCCGATTCGCCCGCGCCGCCGAAGCCCGCCTCCGACCTCGGCATCATCGACGAGCATACAGAGCCGCGCCGGCGTGGCGCTCCCCCTCGCCCGCCCGTCGATATCTCGGAAAACGAACGCAAATTCAACGAAACGTGTGCCATACTAAAGGAGATCGCGTCTACCGAGGCGGGCGAGGAGCGGAGTCGCCTAGCGGCGACGTGGGGCGGGAGACTGTCGGCTTCGGCACCGCCCGACACGTGGCTGCGGTCCGGGCCAAGACGCCGTCGCCTCGCCGCTGCGTCCCATGGAGACCTGCCGCGCGACACGCCCGCGTCTCCGCCAGCCGTCTCCGGACCGGCGGGCTTAGTCAGCAACCTTAAGAAGGAATTCGAGGCGCGCTCCGAGAGCGAGCGGCCGCGACGGTCGGCGTCGCGGGGCCGCGGCGGAGAGGACGTGTCAGTGCGGGTGTTGGTGGACCGTTACGACGCTCCGACCCGCGCTCGCTCGGAGTCGGGCGGCGGCGGTCGATCAACTCGCGGCTCGTTCTGCGGCGCTGAAAGGCCGCCCGTGGCGCCGACGGTGCTGGCGCTGGCTCCGCTGCACTACACGGACCTCGTGGTGTCGACCGTCCTGTCGAAAGCTCAAACTAAGAAACTGACGCAGCACGGGAAGACGCACCCGTTGACGAGGCTCAACTTGAATCGATCGAACGCTAGGTGTTCGAATCCTGTGTACAATACTATGTAgagatattgttttattttatttattgtataaatataattcttgcCAAACTCGAAATTTTATCTTTCTAGAGttttatactatttacaaatgaaatcACGGTGTATTGTGTCTGTcacataaaattgtatattaaacgTAATATTCTGTTTGTTTGTagagaaaatgtaaaaattgatataaatgatGTGCAACTTTTATGAATCTTTTTTGTGAAATTCCGATAGTTATCCAAAATCTACAATCTGTAATCTTTTGCCAGTGACGAATGCTACTCTAGGTATGTTTTGAATTTCgcttattttcttatatgtaTCGGGAACTTTACTCATTTTCCTTCTTACTGTTCCGAAATCAAATGCATATATTGCACCTGGATTGTTTCTAATTGAGCATTCCGTctgaaaatcaataaaaccgaataaaatataaatcagaaAAGAaggtaaaattgtaataaagtttattcacTTACAATCTTCATATTAATGTCAACAACTCGCAACGTGTTCGAATCGGAACCACCGCATACTGCCAAATTGGTTTGAGGAACCAACTTTCCACAATACAGCTTCGATTGGTGGTTGTCGGGAGCGATAGTTTCTATTAGTTTACAAGAGCCGTAGTCCCAAATTTGAATTGTGTCTCTTTCTTGCCACGAACAGGTAAGAATCTTAAATGTTTTCACAAATAGTATCTTATCAATACTGCCTTGGTTTATTTAACGTTTGAtcgtttttttaagttatgtaCTCGGagagcaaattaaaaaatagatcAGGGGATGAGAATGTAAATGATTAGTCAATAGCAAAGAGATGTAAAATGTGACGTTACGTACATTATATCTACGTCACGTTACTGCGTTCGTTTGTACGAGCATTTAAAGACAATGTTTGGTCTCCCGTCACAATACAgataatttagtttagttcACATTCTTGAGTGGCTGTTTTCTTCCAAATGGCTTGTTCTAGGctttgtacaaaaatatttcccacatttgaaataaatacctGTTTCCCAGGTTTATCGAAGTCCAGACCTTCACCACACATGTGAACTCCGAGGAAATGTTTGGTCGCGAAGGGTTGACGATCGTCCCAGCAAATCACCGCGTCATCCCAGCCGCCTGATATAAGCTCGTGGTGCGACTTAGGGTTAAATGCACATGCAAAAATTCTAGACGTATGCCCAtcaatgatattttttctttgactgtatataagaaaatgtatgacattttattgtactataaatatatttacaaataagatAGCGTATGTGGCAGCGGTGAAGctaaattttagattttcgaaaagattttattttaatgagtaAAAACTCGGCACAAAAGCAGGCCCAGCACTAGCTGGCTACTAAGTCATAAGCTTTTATTCTAATGAATAACTCAATCGTAATGCCCACGCAGATGACCTCACGATATgtgataatattgttttctacGCAAAACAAACGtaataaaggtatttaataagataatatacaattgcaacattttcaataaactgatttattatgtttgaattttggcatatatataaaaaactgtcagttttattttacccgatattttatcttaattatattgttttggttCAGATTTTAGCAGGCCGATTGATAAGGTAGGTACTCAAGCGGCACGTGTAAATTGACAGAAGTGTATGTATCAGATCCTTCTGAAGGCAAAAACATGTTAAGAAAGACCTTGAATAGAATGTTCTTTCCTGCGTTTGTGCTTCTTCATCGTACATATTAAGTTTTGCATCATCTCCATATGTAACAAATTTACTAAATCGTGGATGATAACATAAACCTAAAGTCTGGCGCTTCTCTCGTATGGTATAAATACATTGGTCGTATTTATACTTCCAACATTTTATGCAACCGTTAACATCTAAAACATAATTTCTTGTGAATACACGTTCTCAAACGAGTTTTGAATGTagacaaaaatatactaacaAGATGACAATAGCATGTTCGTGATTGGATGCGCCTTACTAACGGGTCTATGTTTGATCGCCGTGACTGGGCCAGGATATGCACGACATTCATCGTCTACAAGTGTGTGTGTGCAGTTTCCAGTATTGCAATCAAATAACCTGACCGTTCCGTCAATAAAACCAGTTGCAATATCTTTTGTGTCTTCAGTATATTTGCAACACACAATATCCTTATTTGTATCGCTATgcgtgataaaataatatgcttattaatagaaaatagatattatttatacgtaCTAAAGgcaatttttacattttataagaatttgaAGTAATTTACACTTATCCGCATATTTGCTCTACTTTGGTCAGCATGGTTAGATAATGCCTAAATGATGAACAACTTAAATGTTACTATAACCTAGGAAGGAATATACACAtgtattatattcaatatcTTGCGTTGCGTTGATATCTAAATAGAAAGCTATCCATGCTTTGCCATAATGCCAGGGATTCGTGTGAatcgaattaaaattaatggaaCTTGGTAAGTACTTACATTATAGAAAGTACATTCACATCACCTTGGTATATTTGGTTTTGTTCACTATGAAATGATCTATGTTCAATTTGCGGTGAACTAGTATGTACTGTGATAATTTCCTTCTGAGGtgtaacattttttacatAGGTATTTGTAACAGCAAAACTCTTTCGTGCTGCTTTAACACTGCTTGGTGCTACTGGCCCAGCCTCTTTCTTTCGTTGTGGGTCCATTTTCGATAttccattttaataaaatagccACTAATTCttattcaaaaataagttTCTGCTAACACAACAATTTAGAACtggtaataattgtatattaatatttttaagtcttgaGCCTTATGTTGCTAAAATTATGACAATGACTTTATTGGCATATTTTGCATAGATTATACGAGGAGAgaggtttttaattaataacagcTCAGTTATAAGTAACCACAATGATTACCGTACATACTATGTAGGTACGTGGCTCGTATTCGTAATGCAACAGTAACTGCTGCTATGAGCCAATATTCCATATTATGTACCATAATTAGATAATCCTAATAcacaaatagaaaaataaaaaatgcataaaaatgttaatacatTAAACATCTGAATTATTCGCATGTTTGTGGAAGAGCATATGAATAATAGGAAAATTCTACGTATTGATTatctgtttttaatttgatgcGGGCGGAAACTATATATATCGCTTTCTATTCATTACATGAAATTTTTGACAAAGGTCGTTTGGCGAAGTTTATGATATCATTATTTCTCTGACGATACAGACCAATCAATAGTAATGTATTTGTTCTAGCGCATAACATGGCGTGGATaacttataaagtaaaaattaatctgTAACTTTAGTTAACTTATCCACTCTGccatttatattgtaaaagtaCCTACACGTTAGGTATATTAGGTACGTATTTAGTGTTGAACCCGTATCAATTATTAGTGTGTACTTTACTGATTAGAGGTAAATATCAACAAACGCTCGGCAAAATTAAAGTCATGGCAATAtagcttttattttaagtacttTATTCAATCAATGcagacacaaaaattaaattcaatagaATCAATAAAAACAGGCATAAAAAACTGTAAAGTAAATCGGtttcattacaaaataaaaatgagttCCACTCTAATGACAGATTAAAACTCAAATATACATAGTGctgaagataataaaaataacaatacaaacTCTCGTTATTTGTACACAGAGTCAAATCATTCAACATGTTTTGAGTTAGAAACACTATACGACGTTAATCCAAACGTTACACAAAATcctcaataatttattaggcaCGGTATATGGTGAGgcttgttttatgtaaattgaatttttgttttagatatattGCATTAGCAAAGAAATATCCCTATcgtattacttttttatcactatcgacatttaaattagtttatattagTCGATAAGCGTAAGCTACGCCCGCGGAAAATATGTCCCAAGAAAATGGgataattaagtttaatcaAACTAgcttattaaagtttaattcaAAGCTGATTAAAGTTTGATTAACAATCAACAACAATATTTGATAACGCGATATAGAGATACTTATTGCCAATATGATTGTATAAgtcacatatatattatattctacaTACCAAGAACTCATTATAATTTCACACTACATTGATATTGATGAGCTATTAATATCATCGATCTATATAGCACCTTGTTTCTTTGATCCTATTGAAGTATGggagaaattaattattacaagtaAATATGCAATGACTAAGCGCACACACGAACATCGGTACtcgattaataattttaaatttagttcatTTCACTTTCATGGACtgtaatatacttatatacaaatataatgtattgcacaaaataaacgattttactattttatagtattttgaCCACAACTGTAACAGCAAACTAATGATGCTATTCATAACGTACTATAAGTCTCAATTAGTTGAAAcgtattttgtatatgttttttaatgccACGGGAGTTTACGACATTCAAAAGATATTTGAGGCTTATAGCAGGGttaagaatttatatattaattgatcaaaaaattgtatttagtgTTGTTACCGTAAATATATGTacgtatatacatacacacttTACAAATACAAgagatttattttgtaatccaAATATTCATTAGTCCTATGGAGATATTGTTGTCATTATGTTTACGTCCTGTTGTTAGATTTATGATCGGTCGCTAagccaagtaaaaaaaataaatactgacaaataaaaaatttcacgaacaaaataaataacgcCAACCAATGATGCCCATCTTATAGAATAAGTTAATAACACAAACAAAACCAAGCGAAATCTACCACTTATaggtacaataaaaaaaggattattCCTTTCCAAGAGTAACATAGTCAACGTAATTGATAGAAAATTATGAATAGGTACCCACGACAATCGGTTTTAATGTTGAGTATTTAGGTAAAATCTAGCTACTCACACAATTATATGATACAATATTATAGTATGTCTTAAATAATGAGGGTCTACTTTTGTATGACTCACTATTCTAAAatgtttacttttataaattatattgaaatgttaatatattataatagttgtGATTAGTAAAGGTGTTGTATTTAggtttaatatatatcatagGTACCTgaacaataattttgtaataatcttgtcttttttactattataaattttagtcactataacatattttaacattctgTAAACAGTTTTTAAGAATCTATTTGTTTAACAAGTATTTggaatcaatatatatatagttaatgattgttgagatttacaaaatatattttccaacATATACTTACAAATACTtattttgtaagtatttttcgCTTAACCTCCTATGCTAATTAATAACTTCTATTGccattataaatgttaaatattatttaaacatagcTATACATTGTATCTGACCTTTACTTATTTACAGTCTTGAATTTTGTACAAACAGCTTTCGTCTCTTAGACACACTAGTATTCTGTTTCACATATGCCAGGATTCTTACAACTATAGCTAGGTACCCATTCAATAAACAATTCCGTAAAATATAGCATAGTCACAAAAATATTCTAGCCATTTATcttgtcaaaaatatatatacttaaccTCGATTTAAGCCACATGTCCTGAGGAAACacagaataaatttataataataatcaacatTATTTACTCTGTTAAACAATGATAACAATCAATAGATTCTCTATCTTTTCTATACACAAGTATTTACCTTTCAACAATCTGCCATAAAACATATACCATTTCATTGTACAATAGGGTAGTACTCTTATTCTATCATAGGTACAGTTACACTTCCATAGGATGTTCTTGCtcacttttaataattatgacaacacaaaaacaaaacaacttcAATCTTTATACACTtcttgtaaataaatcaaaacattttaaatatattaataatttcttaaataaaacgGGAAGCAATTATTGAAGtagcaatattaaaatattctaaattgtTAGAAATTCTGgatttttactatattagTGTATCATACAAATAGCTGATAAAATTGATAAGTGTACAACAATTGTAACTACAAAACATTCTTATTTGTCATAAAAGTAATGTTAATAGATAATTATGTACATTACTTTTATGAATACTTTTTGTCCATTGATTAGagtctaataaaatatagatataaattatagtgTATAAGTGTAAGTGAAATTTTAAGCtaaaaaattagaattatgttttttatattgccAGTGTGCTATTTATGAAAACTATAGTAcaccattaataatatttatcatattatgtgtatgtaatgtgacaaaaaagcttttaaactACAGTAAAAGTTAATGACAAAGGAAAACAACAATACAAgcaaattcataataaattaatatatgtgtataacaCCAGTAGCAAACCACTCTACACCAAAAACAACCCATATATGTAGTagttaatttcaaataagatAATCTAATTTTTGCTACAATCACAGAGATTATTGTGAGCTTATTATTTACCATTGGATCAAACAGAGTGGCCTTGGGATTGGTGCCTTTGTCCCCATTGACTAGAAGGTCCCTGAGCTGAATTACCTTGTTGCATCCAAGAAAGGAAATTGGGTGGAGCTGGTGGTGCAGAAGATGCTGGTCCAGCAAATGCCCCTTGATCTGATCCTCCAGAAGGTATGTTGTTAATGAGACCCCAACCAGCTGCTTGATTTAATGCAGCTGCTACTAATGCTTGGTTAACTGGTAAACCTCCCATGCTCAGAGGCATGCTACCACCTTGACCTTGCCCAGCACCACCAGCAACTGCAGATTGGCCATGTTGGCCAGATATACCTAAAGCTTGCATATTCACCATATCCATGTTACGGCTACTCCAGGAATTGTTGTTTGATGCATTGTGATGACTCTCTTCATAGTTCCGACTTGGTAAGTTTCGTTGATTTGAACTGCTTTTATTTTGCTTTGGTGAGGCATTTGATACATTCACAGATACGCCTTTTATAATATGATCTTGACCACACAAACTTTGTGCAACTTCAGGatctaaaaatgttataaaactgAAAGCACGAAATGGTTTTGGTATAAAGACATCCGTGACTTCCCCAAACTGTGAGAAATATTCTCTGAGGTCATTTGCTGATAAGTCTTCAGTACAGCGTCCAACAAATACTTTGCAAGGCATTGATGTGATAGAGCCTTCTTTAGAATTTGGTATCCGAACATCACACCAGCGGCCATCAATCATGTGTCTTTGAGCTAGAACTCTCATTTGTGATGTATAAGATGAAAAGCGGATAAAAGCAAATCCTTTAGACATACCCGTCTTCGGATCTCTTTTTAACTGAGCCATTAATACCTCTCCAAATTTTTCAAAGTATTCTCTTACAGTCTGTTCTGTTGCTTTCCAAGGTAATCCTAAGACGATTAAATCAGAACATAAGTTGTCgtttcgtttattttttaagagtGAAATCTCAGAGCTATCACcagattttcttttattttcttttggaAAACTGCAAATGTATAAATGATTGCCCCATCCCTCTGGCGGAGGATATAATCTGCCGTCTCTTAATCTTATACCtctaaatgtttttgtatcaGGATGACGATATTTTAAACCGCAGCAACCTGGAAATTGCGCAGACACAGTTGTTAACATCAAAGTCCCATCATCTTCGACTGGAAGTTCTATGGGTTCTTCATTTTCATCTTCAGCTACGGGTAAGTACTCGAAGGACATTATTTCTTAATCATgaacagaaataaataatattggataaaaataaacacagatGGTACACTTATCACTAAAAATCTGTACAATTTcctaatttatacaaa
This portion of the Pieris brassicae chromosome 6, ilPieBrab1.1, whole genome shotgun sequence genome encodes:
- the LOC123711153 gene encoding protein phosphatase Slingshot isoform X2, with the translated sequence MALVTIRRTPSVQTPKKTDEEEKSSEVIDEDATNRTNKSLNECYFANKGAALVLGSAENGCADRRRSPARVQPQPDIHHHLQSMFYLVRPEETLKMAVKLESAHAGRTRYLVVVCRQDEAALLGIDCNEGTTVGLVLRVLADTSIKLDGDGSALQTLHRASGRARELNHFAGGTSHAWCSYYEGNIDSDRSCLNEWHAMDCIESRRPPSPNSLRHKPRQRDETERVIRCTLKEIMMSVDLDEVTSKAIRGRLEDELDMDLAEYKSFIDQEMLTILGQMDAPTEIFDHVYLGSEWNASNLEELQRNGVRHILNVTREIDNFFPGMFDYLNVRVYDDDKTDLLKHWDNTYKYINKARNEGSKVLVHCKMGISRSASVVIAYAMKAFNWHFDKALKYVKAKRNCIKPNTNFLNQLETYQGILDAMKNKEKLQRSKSETNLKSPKNASKMDNKITDPTPLALAMTGSYTGRPRSWSPDTKLASELLPPTSVSLEHLALSETRHMLMPCASGSYSVSPNQIIRLKEEGVLSVKHIVNEIENAASGDKKDAPRRNQRLNFNNVLDNISGSNIGDQTSKFQSSPLRNVGQKYLQLDDRIHTWDPGEAQWVNSEELGNPNDSDNIVKSDSGIVDIKLKPNDVIYGSVERTLDCDERRAVDEDAPPPSRQSSWSSFDSAAHDLSRHSSWSSYDTRSARPQVVARDDKRPKEPPDSPAPPKPASDLGIIDEHTEPRRRGAPPRPPVDISENERKFNETCAILKEIASTEAGEERSRLAATWGGRLSASAPPDTWLRSGPRRRRLAAASHGDLPRDTPASPPAVSGPAGLVSNLKKEFEARSESERPRRSASRGRGGEDVSVRVLVDRYDAPTRARSESGGGGRSTRGSFCGAERPPVAPTVLALAPLHYTDLVVSTVLSKAQTKKLTQHGKTHPLTRLNLNRSNARCSNPVYNTM
- the LOC123711153 gene encoding protein phosphatase Slingshot isoform X1 yields the protein MALVTIRRTPSVQTPKKTDEEEKSSEVIDEDATNRTNKSLNECYFANKGAALVLGSAENGCADRRRSPARVQPQPDIHHHLQSMFYLVRPEETLKMAVKLESAHAGRTRYLVVVCRQDEAALLGIDCNEGTTVGLVLRVLADTSIKLDGDGGFSVCVCNRQHIFKPVSVQAMWSALQTLHRASGRARELNHFAGGTSHAWCSYYEGNIDSDRSCLNEWHAMDCIESRRPPSPNSLRHKPRQRDETERVIRCTLKEIMMSVDLDEVTSKAIRGRLEDELDMDLAEYKSFIDQEMLTILGQMDAPTEIFDHVYLGSEWNASNLEELQRNGVRHILNVTREIDNFFPGMFDYLNVRVYDDDKTDLLKHWDNTYKYINKARNEGSKVLVHCKMGISRSASVVIAYAMKAFNWHFDKALKYVKAKRNCIKPNTNFLNQLETYQGILDAMKNKEKLQRSKSETNLKSPKNASKMDNKITDPTPLALAMTGSYTGRPRSWSPDTKLASELLPPTSVSLEHLALSETRHMLMPCASGSYSVSPNQIIRLKEEGVLSVKHIVNEIENAASGDKKDAPRRNQRLNFNNVLDNISGSNIGDQTSKFQSSPLRNVGQKYLQLDDRIHTWDPGEAQWVNSEELGNPNDSDNIVKSDSGIVDIKLKPNDVIYGSVERTLDCDERRAVDEDAPPPSRQSSWSSFDSAAHDLSRHSSWSSYDTRSARPQVVARDDKRPKEPPDSPAPPKPASDLGIIDEHTEPRRRGAPPRPPVDISENERKFNETCAILKEIASTEAGEERSRLAATWGGRLSASAPPDTWLRSGPRRRRLAAASHGDLPRDTPASPPAVSGPAGLVSNLKKEFEARSESERPRRSASRGRGGEDVSVRVLVDRYDAPTRARSESGGGGRSTRGSFCGAERPPVAPTVLALAPLHYTDLVVSTVLSKAQTKKLTQHGKTHPLTRLNLNRSNARCSNPVYNTM
- the LOC123711153 gene encoding protein phosphatase Slingshot isoform X3; translated protein: MVAFSLNECYFANKGAALVLGSAENGCADRRRSPARVQPQPDIHHHLQSMFYLVRPEETLKMAVKLESAHAGRTRYLVVVCRQDEAALLGIDCNEGTTVGLVLRVLADTSIKLDGDGGFSVCVCNRQHIFKPVSVQAMWSALQTLHRASGRARELNHFAGGTSHAWCSYYEGNIDSDRSCLNEWHAMDCIESRRPPSPNSLRHKPRQRDETERVIRCTLKEIMMSVDLDEVTSKAIRGRLEDELDMDLAEYKSFIDQEMLTILGQMDAPTEIFDHVYLGSEWNASNLEELQRNGVRHILNVTREIDNFFPGMFDYLNVRVYDDDKTDLLKHWDNTYKYINKARNEGSKVLVHCKMGISRSASVVIAYAMKAFNWHFDKALKYVKAKRNCIKPNTNFLNQLETYQGILDAMKNKEKLQRSKSETNLKSPKNASKMDNKITDPTPLALAMTGSYTGRPRSWSPDTKLASELLPPTSVSLEHLALSETRHMLMPCASGSYSVSPNQIIRLKEEGVLSVKHIVNEIENAASGDKKDAPRRNQRLNFNNVLDNISGSNIGDQTSKFQSSPLRNVGQKYLQLDDRIHTWDPGEAQWVNSEELGNPNDSDNIVKSDSGIVDIKLKPNDVIYGSVERTLDCDERRAVDEDAPPPSRQSSWSSFDSAAHDLSRHSSWSSYDTRSARPQVVARDDKRPKEPPDSPAPPKPASDLGIIDEHTEPRRRGAPPRPPVDISENERKFNETCAILKEIASTEAGEERSRLAATWGGRLSASAPPDTWLRSGPRRRRLAAASHGDLPRDTPASPPAVSGPAGLVSNLKKEFEARSESERPRRSASRGRGGEDVSVRVLVDRYDAPTRARSESGGGGRSTRGSFCGAERPPVAPTVLALAPLHYTDLVVSTVLSKAQTKKLTQHGKTHPLTRLNLNRSNARCSNPVYNTM
- the LOC123711153 gene encoding protein phosphatase Slingshot isoform X4 — translated: MWSALQTLHRASGRARELNHFAGGTSHAWCSYYEGNIDSDRSCLNEWHAMDCIESRRPPSPNSLRHKPRQRDETERVIRCTLKEIMMSVDLDEVTSKAIRGRLEDELDMDLAEYKSFIDQEMLTILGQMDAPTEIFDHVYLGSEWNASNLEELQRNGVRHILNVTREIDNFFPGMFDYLNVRVYDDDKTDLLKHWDNTYKYINKARNEGSKVLVHCKMGISRSASVVIAYAMKAFNWHFDKALKYVKAKRNCIKPNTNFLNQLETYQGILDAMKNKEKLQRSKSETNLKSPKNASKMDNKITDPTPLALAMTGSYTGRPRSWSPDTKLASELLPPTSVSLEHLALSETRHMLMPCASGSYSVSPNQIIRLKEEGVLSVKHIVNEIENAASGDKKDAPRRNQRLNFNNVLDNISGSNIGDQTSKFQSSPLRNVGQKYLQLDDRIHTWDPGEAQWVNSEELGNPNDSDNIVKSDSGIVDIKLKPNDVIYGSVERTLDCDERRAVDEDAPPPSRQSSWSSFDSAAHDLSRHSSWSSYDTRSARPQVVARDDKRPKEPPDSPAPPKPASDLGIIDEHTEPRRRGAPPRPPVDISENERKFNETCAILKEIASTEAGEERSRLAATWGGRLSASAPPDTWLRSGPRRRRLAAASHGDLPRDTPASPPAVSGPAGLVSNLKKEFEARSESERPRRSASRGRGGEDVSVRVLVDRYDAPTRARSESGGGGRSTRGSFCGAERPPVAPTVLALAPLHYTDLVVSTVLSKAQTKKLTQHGKTHPLTRLNLNRSNARCSNPVYNTM
- the LOC123711155 gene encoding U5 small nuclear ribonucleoprotein 40 kDa protein-like produces the protein MDPQRKKEAGPVAPSSVKAARKSFAVTNTYVKNVTPQKEIITVHTSSPQIEHRSFHSEQNQIYQGDVNVLSIIDTNKDIVCCKYTEDTKDIATGFIDGTVRLFDCNTGNCTHTLVDDECRAYPGPVTAIKHRPVSKAHPITNMLLSSYVNGCIKCWKYKYDQCIYTIREKRQTLGLCYHPRFSKFVTYGDDAKLNMYDEEAQTQERTFYSSQRKNIIDGHTSRIFACAFNPKSHHELISGGWDDAVICWDDRQPFATKHFLGVHMCGEGLDFDKPGKQILTCSWQERDTIQIWDYGSCKLIETIAPDNHQSKLYCGKLVPQTNLAVCGGSDSNTLRVVDINMKITECSIRNNPGAIYAFDFGTVRRKMSKVPDTYKKISEIQNIPRVAFVTGKRLQIVDFG
- the LOC123711154 gene encoding TAR DNA-binding protein 43-like; the encoded protein is MSFEYLPVAEDENEEPIELPVEDDGTLMLTTVSAQFPGCCGLKYRHPDTKTFRGIRLRDGRLYPPPEGWGNHLYICSFPKENKRKSGDSSEISLLKNKRNDNLCSDLIVLGLPWKATEQTVREYFEKFGEVLMAQLKRDPKTGMSKGFAFIRFSSYTSQMRVLAQRHMIDGRWCDVRIPNSKEGSITSMPCKVFVGRCTEDLSANDLREYFSQFGEVTDVFIPKPFRAFSFITFLDPEVAQSLCGQDHIIKGVSVNVSNASPKQNKSSSNQRNLPSRNYEESHHNASNNNSWSSRNMDMVNMQALGISGQHGQSAVAGGAGQGQGGSMPLSMGGLPVNQALVAAALNQAAGWGLINNIPSGGSDQGAFAGPASSAPPAPPNFLSWMQQGNSAQGPSSQWGQRHQSQGHSV